The genomic segment CTTCATTGTCAAGTGCTTATTCATTTGCCTGGTGCATAATCCAGGAATTAGTGCTCGCAAAAAAAgcagagtttaaaaaaataaatccaatcaCACAGACATACATGTAACACACTCTTACACTTGTGACCTAATGTTCTGTTGCTACCTGACCTGGAGACAAAGTGAATATATTTGGCAAACTTGAAGCTTATCCAAACGATCGACATTGGCAAGCACTACCTTAGGAAACTTAAGTTCCATTTATGAAATACATTTTGTCAGACAAGTTGTGCTTGGGGTAGTAATGTCTATCTACTTATATATGTTAACTTGTTCTATAGAAACCATCTTCTTCATTGTTTCCCCATCCTGGTCTGAGGtctgaaaaaatatttctttccttgttcttacTTCTCTCTAGTTCTGGACAGAACAGTTTTAGCAATTGAAATGATGAGTCTTGGAATTCAGACCCAGACTGCTGTGTTAAAATCAAACCCTGATTGAGTATGTTCTATTGTGGTGTGGACCTTCTTGGCATGGGGTTTGGGCttggctttccttccttccttcttttcacacCTGTTGACTTTGTCTTGAGAATTTGCTGTGCTCCCACGTACTGGGAAGTAAAACAGCCCCTTCTGTTTGTTGCCTGTTTGTGGCCTCTTTAAGATCTCTGTCTCTTTGCTCTTTGTGGGCAGCCAGCAGGGCTTCTCTCTTAGTAATCTGTCTCTATCTGGCCGGACACTCCTTAAAATTTCTTGAAGAGATTGGCTGTGAGGGAAAATTTCTTGTAGAATTCTTGGGACTTGCTACTTGGCAGAGATGCctcattcttttctccttttctgtctatcTCTGGTAAATCCAGCCAATTACCAACTAGATCAGCAAAGATGTTATCACCCAGGATCAAAGGTTGTCTGTTCCTACTCTGAGACATTAATGAGCAAGTCCAGTCTTTGTTCTCATCAGAAAACCAACAATCCTTACAAACTGACTTAGTCTCAGACAAGCAGCTGGTGTCTTGATTAAGCCAACTGCTTGTTGTGTTGTCACTAGATGACTCCAACATTCTTGGTGAATGATACTCTGTTGTGCTCGCAGTTGATGAAGGTCCACTGTCATCCTCACTACCTATGCTGCTAAGGGATGAAGCTATGTGCCCATGGTTAGTGTCTGGCAAAGATATACGGCAGCACAAGCTGGTAGAGCGTGACACAGGACTTGAGCATAAAAAGGCTGAAGATCTGCAGTTGTCCAAATAACGTTTTCCCAGCAGGGTCTCATTCTCTTGGCTGGCATCAAGCCTTGCCCTTGGCATCTCCTTATTGTTTTGATAGTAGTTATGCTGGCCAATTCCTGAAACCTGGTTTGGGTTACTTGAAATCTCCAGCTGTTCCAAAGCTGTCTGGACCTGGAGCAGTTTCAGTTCTTGCAGAGCACCCATCATGCAGTTCATCTGTTCATGCAGCCCGTCTCCAACCTCCTTCATGGATATCTGttgtaaaagaaaaagacagaggaTAAAGGCAGTATTCACTAACATTTATAATGAAATATGCGAATATGCGAATCAACTGTAATCTACTTCTGCATTTTATATTTATCATAATATTTTCCATTACATCCAACTTTTATCCTGATTTTTAAATGTACGGTTATATAATTTTCACATTACATGCTTTggcttattaatatttttaattgcttaTAAAATATAAGTCATATATTCTGAGacaatttgatttgattgcattAATGGGTTGCATCAATTTTAGTCTTCTTTGTTTTTTACCATGATTTTTATTATAGAAAGGATGATTTTAATTAATCAGCACATACCACATTCTATTCCTTTATTTTCTCAGAAcactttatatttttaatcaagCATTAagaaacatttgaagaaattatCATGTGACATTTTATTGTTACCAACAAGATTGTTAAACTTAAAACCATAATTACATATCTATGACTTTCCAATAAAAAATTTCAAGAATCATCTCCACAATCCTTCAcaaaaaactgtgtgtgtgtgtatgtgtgtgtgtagggacTATACACAACAGACACACCTACATTTTATCTGCTGTTCAGGAAAAGTAATGTTCCATCAATTCAGAACAAGAAATGTATAATCAAATTGAAAATCAGAACagtgattgaatgaaaaaatgcatacaaattcattaattaaaacataacaaagctgtt from the Thamnophis elegans isolate rThaEle1 chromosome 5, rThaEle1.pri, whole genome shotgun sequence genome contains:
- the INKA2 gene encoding LOW QUALITY PROTEIN: PAK4-inhibitor INKA2 (The sequence of the model RefSeq protein was modified relative to this genomic sequence to represent the inferred CDS: inserted 1 base in 1 codon); translated protein: MEMKNMDHYLRRLKQELISMKEVGDGLHEQMNCMMGALQELKLLQVQTALEQLEISSNPNQVSGIGQHNYYQNNKEMPRARLDASQENETLLGKRYLDNCRSSAFLCSSPVSRSTSLCCRISLPDTNHGHIASSLSSIGSEDDSGPSSTASTTEYHSPRMLESSSDNTTSSWLNQDTSCLSETKSVCKDCWFSDENKDWTCSLMSQSRNRQPLILGDNIFADLVGNWLDLPEIDRKGEKNEASLPSSKSQEFYKKFSLTANLFKKFXRSVRPDRDRLLREKPCWLPTKSKETEILKRPQTGNKQKGLFYFPVRGSTANSQDKVNRCEKKEGRKAKPKPHAKKVHTTIEHTQSGFDFNTAVWV